A genome region from Meriones unguiculatus strain TT.TT164.6M chromosome 2, Bangor_MerUng_6.1, whole genome shotgun sequence includes the following:
- the Fam53c gene encoding protein FAM53C isoform X3, whose protein sequence is MLFIPEGASWRGLPHCSCAEFQDSLNFSYHPSGLSLHLRPPSRGNSPQEQPLSQVLSPEPPDPEKLPVPPAPPSKRHCRSLSVPVDLSRWQPVWRPAPSKLWTPIKHRGNAGGGGPQVPHQSPPRRVSSLRFLQAPSASSQCAPAHRPYSPPFFSLALAQESSQPCAASPQSGSWESDAESLSPCPPQRRFSLSPSLGPQASRFLPSARSSPASSPELPWRPRGLRNLPRSRSQPCDLDARKTGVKRRHEEDSRRLRPSLDFDKMNQKPYSGGLCLQETAREGSSISPPWFMACSPPPLSASCSPVEGSSQVLSESEEEEEGSVRWGRQALSKRTLCQQDFGDLDLNLIEEN, encoded by the exons ATGTTATTCATTCCAG AAGGTGCTTCCTGGAGGGGCCTGCCCCACTGTTCCTgtgctgagttccaggacagcctcaaCTTCAGCTACCACCCCTCAGGCCTAAGCCTGCACCTCAGACCGCCCAGCCGGGGGAACTCCCCCCAGGAGCAGCCCCTCTCCCAAGTCCTGAGCCCTGAGCCCCCAGACCCAGAGAAGCTTCCTGTGCCCCCTGCCCCTCCATCCAAGAGGCACTGCCGCTCACTCTCGGTGCCTGTGGACCTGTCTCGCTGGCAGCCAGTGTGGCGGCCTGCCCCCTCCAAGCTGTGGACTCCTATCAAGCACCGGGGCAATGCTGGAGGGGGTGGGCCGCAGGTGCCTCACCAGAGTCCCCCCAGGCGGGTCTCCAGCCTCAGGTTCCTCCAAGCTCCCAGTGCCTCTTCTCAGTGTGCCCCAGCCCACAGACCCTACAGCCCTCCTTTCTTCAGCCTGGCCCTGGCCCAAGAGTCTTCTCAACCCTGCGCCGCCTCCCCTCAGAGCGGTTCTTGGGAGAGCGATGCCGAGTCCCTGTCACCCTGCCCACCACAGCGCCGCTTCTCCCTGTCACCCAGCCTGGGCCCACAGGCAAGCCGCTTCCTGCCCTCTGCCCGGAGCTCCCCTGCATCTTCCCCAGAGCTGCCCTGGAGACCCCGAGGTCTCCGCAACCTTCCCCGAAGCCGCTCTCAGCCTTGTGATCTGGATGCCCGCAAAACTGGCGTCAAGCGGCGTCATGAGGAGGACTCCCGGCGCCTGCGGCCTTCCTTGGACTTTGACAAGATGAATCAG AAACCATACTCAGGAGGTCTCTGTCTCCAAGAAACAGCTCGAGAAGGCAGCAGCATCTCTCCGCCGTGGTTCATGGCCTGTAgtcccccacctctctctgcttcttgcagTCCTGTTGAGGGTTCATCCCAGGTGCTGAGTGaaagtgaagaggaggaagaggggtcCGTGCGGTGGGGACGGCAGGCACTGAGCAAGCGGACATTGTGCCAGCAGGACTTTGGGGACCTGGACCTGAATCTGATCGAGGAAAACTAA
- the Fam53c gene encoding protein FAM53C isoform X2: MYTLQHQSEGASWRGLPHCSCAEFQDSLNFSYHPSGLSLHLRPPSRGNSPQEQPLSQVLSPEPPDPEKLPVPPAPPSKRHCRSLSVPVDLSRWQPVWRPAPSKLWTPIKHRGNAGGGGPQVPHQSPPRRVSSLRFLQAPSASSQCAPAHRPYSPPFFSLALAQESSQPCAASPQSGSWESDAESLSPCPPQRRFSLSPSLGPQASRFLPSARSSPASSPELPWRPRGLRNLPRSRSQPCDLDARKTGVKRRHEEDSRRLRPSLDFDKMNQKPYSGGLCLQETAREGSSISPPWFMACSPPPLSASCSPVEGSSQVLSESEEEEEGSVRWGRQALSKRTLCQQDFGDLDLNLIEEN; encoded by the exons ATGTACACGCTTCAGCATCAGTCTG AAGGTGCTTCCTGGAGGGGCCTGCCCCACTGTTCCTgtgctgagttccaggacagcctcaaCTTCAGCTACCACCCCTCAGGCCTAAGCCTGCACCTCAGACCGCCCAGCCGGGGGAACTCCCCCCAGGAGCAGCCCCTCTCCCAAGTCCTGAGCCCTGAGCCCCCAGACCCAGAGAAGCTTCCTGTGCCCCCTGCCCCTCCATCCAAGAGGCACTGCCGCTCACTCTCGGTGCCTGTGGACCTGTCTCGCTGGCAGCCAGTGTGGCGGCCTGCCCCCTCCAAGCTGTGGACTCCTATCAAGCACCGGGGCAATGCTGGAGGGGGTGGGCCGCAGGTGCCTCACCAGAGTCCCCCCAGGCGGGTCTCCAGCCTCAGGTTCCTCCAAGCTCCCAGTGCCTCTTCTCAGTGTGCCCCAGCCCACAGACCCTACAGCCCTCCTTTCTTCAGCCTGGCCCTGGCCCAAGAGTCTTCTCAACCCTGCGCCGCCTCCCCTCAGAGCGGTTCTTGGGAGAGCGATGCCGAGTCCCTGTCACCCTGCCCACCACAGCGCCGCTTCTCCCTGTCACCCAGCCTGGGCCCACAGGCAAGCCGCTTCCTGCCCTCTGCCCGGAGCTCCCCTGCATCTTCCCCAGAGCTGCCCTGGAGACCCCGAGGTCTCCGCAACCTTCCCCGAAGCCGCTCTCAGCCTTGTGATCTGGATGCCCGCAAAACTGGCGTCAAGCGGCGTCATGAGGAGGACTCCCGGCGCCTGCGGCCTTCCTTGGACTTTGACAAGATGAATCAG AAACCATACTCAGGAGGTCTCTGTCTCCAAGAAACAGCTCGAGAAGGCAGCAGCATCTCTCCGCCGTGGTTCATGGCCTGTAgtcccccacctctctctgcttcttgcagTCCTGTTGAGGGTTCATCCCAGGTGCTGAGTGaaagtgaagaggaggaagaggggtcCGTGCGGTGGGGACGGCAGGCACTGAGCAAGCGGACATTGTGCCAGCAGGACTTTGGGGACCTGGACCTGAATCTGATCGAGGAAAACTAA
- the Fam53c gene encoding protein FAM53C isoform X1, whose translation MITLITEQLQKQTLDELKCTRFSISLPLPDHADISNCGNPFQLVSEGASWRGLPHCSCAEFQDSLNFSYHPSGLSLHLRPPSRGNSPQEQPLSQVLSPEPPDPEKLPVPPAPPSKRHCRSLSVPVDLSRWQPVWRPAPSKLWTPIKHRGNAGGGGPQVPHQSPPRRVSSLRFLQAPSASSQCAPAHRPYSPPFFSLALAQESSQPCAASPQSGSWESDAESLSPCPPQRRFSLSPSLGPQASRFLPSARSSPASSPELPWRPRGLRNLPRSRSQPCDLDARKTGVKRRHEEDSRRLRPSLDFDKMNQKPYSGGLCLQETAREGSSISPPWFMACSPPPLSASCSPVEGSSQVLSESEEEEEGSVRWGRQALSKRTLCQQDFGDLDLNLIEEN comes from the exons ATGATAACTCTGATCACTGAGCAGCTACAGAAGCAGACTCTGGATGAGCTGAAATGTACACGCTTCAGCATCAGTCTG CCTTTGCCTGATCATGCAGACATATCCAACTGTGGGAACCCTTTCCAGCTTGTGTCTG AAGGTGCTTCCTGGAGGGGCCTGCCCCACTGTTCCTgtgctgagttccaggacagcctcaaCTTCAGCTACCACCCCTCAGGCCTAAGCCTGCACCTCAGACCGCCCAGCCGGGGGAACTCCCCCCAGGAGCAGCCCCTCTCCCAAGTCCTGAGCCCTGAGCCCCCAGACCCAGAGAAGCTTCCTGTGCCCCCTGCCCCTCCATCCAAGAGGCACTGCCGCTCACTCTCGGTGCCTGTGGACCTGTCTCGCTGGCAGCCAGTGTGGCGGCCTGCCCCCTCCAAGCTGTGGACTCCTATCAAGCACCGGGGCAATGCTGGAGGGGGTGGGCCGCAGGTGCCTCACCAGAGTCCCCCCAGGCGGGTCTCCAGCCTCAGGTTCCTCCAAGCTCCCAGTGCCTCTTCTCAGTGTGCCCCAGCCCACAGACCCTACAGCCCTCCTTTCTTCAGCCTGGCCCTGGCCCAAGAGTCTTCTCAACCCTGCGCCGCCTCCCCTCAGAGCGGTTCTTGGGAGAGCGATGCCGAGTCCCTGTCACCCTGCCCACCACAGCGCCGCTTCTCCCTGTCACCCAGCCTGGGCCCACAGGCAAGCCGCTTCCTGCCCTCTGCCCGGAGCTCCCCTGCATCTTCCCCAGAGCTGCCCTGGAGACCCCGAGGTCTCCGCAACCTTCCCCGAAGCCGCTCTCAGCCTTGTGATCTGGATGCCCGCAAAACTGGCGTCAAGCGGCGTCATGAGGAGGACTCCCGGCGCCTGCGGCCTTCCTTGGACTTTGACAAGATGAATCAG AAACCATACTCAGGAGGTCTCTGTCTCCAAGAAACAGCTCGAGAAGGCAGCAGCATCTCTCCGCCGTGGTTCATGGCCTGTAgtcccccacctctctctgcttcttgcagTCCTGTTGAGGGTTCATCCCAGGTGCTGAGTGaaagtgaagaggaggaagaggggtcCGTGCGGTGGGGACGGCAGGCACTGAGCAAGCGGACATTGTGCCAGCAGGACTTTGGGGACCTGGACCTGAATCTGATCGAGGAAAACTAA